The following are encoded in a window of Deltaproteobacteria bacterium genomic DNA:
- a CDS encoding serine/threonine protein kinase, with the protein MENGQFFSLTPERVLEAVEQSGHATTGLCYALNSLENRVYEVELEDRRRLVGKFYRPGRWSRETILDEHRLLAALVEAEIPVCAPTAFEDGGTLRTTPEGIFFALFPRTGGRCPDELPEGDLEQIGRLLGRIHNVSAHLVLRNRPDISPEVYGRKALAVIEERTQMPAGLRARYADAVKRLVEHGERRWQELTTFVVHGDCHRGNLLRGREGFFFLDFDDMGRGPAVQDFWLVLPARPVHCPADVDALLRGYEQFRPFDRRELRLIEVLRGLRYVRYAAWIAARWEDPSFPRAFPQFGTESYWEGQYVDLQEQLALLAEEEGWG; encoded by the coding sequence ATGGAAAACGGACAGTTCTTCAGCCTGACCCCCGAGCGCGTGCTCGAGGCCGTGGAGCAATCGGGGCACGCCACGACCGGACTCTGCTACGCGCTCAACAGCCTCGAGAACCGAGTCTACGAGGTGGAGCTCGAGGACCGCCGGCGCCTGGTGGGCAAGTTCTACCGGCCCGGGCGCTGGAGTCGCGAGACGATTCTCGACGAGCACCGGCTCCTGGCCGCGCTCGTCGAGGCCGAGATCCCGGTGTGCGCGCCGACGGCCTTCGAGGACGGCGGGACGCTCCGCACCACCCCGGAAGGGATCTTCTTCGCGCTCTTTCCCCGCACGGGGGGACGCTGCCCCGACGAGCTGCCGGAGGGCGATCTCGAGCAGATAGGGCGCCTCCTCGGCCGCATCCACAACGTCTCGGCGCACCTCGTGCTCCGGAATCGTCCGGACATCTCGCCCGAGGTCTACGGCCGCAAGGCGTTGGCGGTGATCGAGGAGCGAACGCAAATGCCCGCCGGGCTGCGCGCGCGCTACGCCGACGCGGTGAAGCGCCTCGTGGAGCACGGCGAGCGGCGATGGCAGGAGCTCACGACCTTCGTGGTCCACGGGGACTGCCATCGAGGCAACCTGCTGCGCGGCCGGGAAGGCTTCTTCTTCCTCGACTTCGACGACATGGGTCGGGGGCCCGCGGTGCAGGATTTCTGGCTCGTGCTCCCCGCGCGCCCCGTGCACTGTCCCGCCGACGTCGACGCGCTGCTCAGGGGCTACGAGCAGTTCCGCCCCTTCGACCGGCGCGAGCTGCGGCTCATCGAGGTGCTGCGCGGCCTGCGCTACGTGCGCTACGCGGCGTGGATCGCGGCGCGCTGGGAAGACCCCTCCTTCCCGCGCGCCTTCCCCCAGTTTGGCACCGAGAGCTACTGGGAGGGGCAGTACGTCGACCTGCAGGAACAGCTCGCCCTTCTCGCCGAGGAAGAGGGGTGGGGCTGA
- a CDS encoding DUF4154 domain-containing protein yields the protein MLPADRQALLLLKVLSYDYRLPQRAKKTVQILVLYRPEERASRQAGDSLLRALQALSGYTVHRLPVRATLVAYRGTAALDAQLAPLQASVIYLAPGLDAALPDILALTRKRSLVPVTGLRSYVVSGVPVGAILAGSLPRIAINQRAAQLHGMQLSSQLFKVAELVHGP from the coding sequence ATGCTCCCCGCGGATCGGCAAGCCCTGCTGCTCCTGAAGGTGCTGTCGTACGACTACCGGCTCCCGCAGCGCGCCAAGAAGACGGTCCAGATCCTCGTCCTCTATCGGCCGGAAGAGCGCGCCTCCCGTCAGGCGGGCGACAGCCTCCTCCGCGCCCTGCAGGCCCTCTCGGGCTACACGGTGCACCGCCTTCCCGTGCGGGCGACGCTCGTGGCCTATCGCGGGACTGCCGCGCTCGACGCGCAGCTCGCCCCGCTGCAGGCCAGCGTCATCTACCTGGCCCCCGGGCTCGACGCCGCGCTGCCGGACATCCTCGCCCTCACGCGCAAGCGCTCGCTGGTCCCCGTCACCGGCCTTCGGAGCTACGTGGTCTCGGGGGTCCCCGTTGGTGCCATCCTGGCCGGGTCCCTGCCCCGGATCGCGATCAACCAGCGCGCCGCGCAGCTCCACGGCATGCAGCTCTCGTCGCAGCTCTTCAAGGTCGCAGAGCTCGTGCATGGACCGTAG
- a CDS encoding DNA-3-methyladenine glycosylase, with translation MLPQAFYARDALEVARDLLGAHLRHGEVTLRITEVEAYRFPEDSANHARVGRTARNAPMWGPPGRAYVYLCYGMHHLLNLVTGEEGEAAAVLVRAAEPVLGLEVVRARRGGKAGPVLLTGPGKVAAALGLDLAFNHHPVYEPGNLEVVVGEPPAAVLAGPRVGIDYAEPRHRRAPWRLAVANSLWVSARKELRPLR, from the coding sequence CTGCTGCCGCAGGCCTTCTACGCGCGGGACGCGCTCGAGGTCGCGCGCGACCTGCTCGGCGCGCACCTCCGCCACGGTGAGGTAACCCTGCGCATCACCGAGGTCGAGGCCTACCGCTTCCCCGAGGACTCCGCGAACCACGCGCGCGTCGGACGTACGGCCCGCAACGCCCCGATGTGGGGGCCTCCCGGGCGCGCCTACGTCTACCTCTGCTACGGGATGCATCACCTTCTGAATCTGGTCACGGGCGAGGAGGGGGAGGCGGCGGCGGTGCTCGTTCGAGCGGCGGAGCCCGTCCTGGGGCTCGAGGTCGTGCGCGCGCGCCGCGGTGGCAAGGCCGGGCCGGTGCTCCTCACAGGCCCGGGAAAGGTCGCCGCCGCGCTGGGCCTCGACCTCGCCTTCAACCACCACCCGGTCTACGAGCCGGGGAACCTGGAGGTAGTGGTCGGGGAGCCTCCGGCCGCGGTGCTTGCCGGTCCGCGCGTCGGCATCGACTACGCCGAGCCGCGCCACCGACGGGCCCCGTGGCGCCTCGCCGTCGCGAACAGCCTCTGGGTCAGCGCGCGCAAGGAGCTTCGGCCGCTGCGCTGA
- a CDS encoding TonB-dependent receptor, translated as MASARPAAKRIEDVSLEELLQPVVTASRYEQRQQDAPSAVSLVMADEIQRYGYLTLGELLASLRGVYVTDDRNYSYLGMRGFGLTGDYNTRALLLVDGQRANTSVYDSASVGLDFPVDLDLIERVELVRGPSSSLYGSNAFFGVINVLTKPAASVGASASVGLGSLGTYRAAARFGRRVGPVDLLVSATYGHRDGQRWLYYREFDDPSTRNGMVEKQDAEDWAQLFASTRVAGLSATGAFGWRRKRVPTASFGTIFGDPSLATIDAQGYAALRYQKRFRNGFELDARASFNHSFYDGDYPYDRRASETDPPLRAINRDTGSGSWWGTDVLVSHPVTRWLKLSGGGELRHEFRQNQDNYDAEPRVVQLERRDSTTLFGAFAQADLTPHRRVSVTGGVRYDHYVGPIGGSLSPRGAVIVSPWSRAHLKLLVGSAFRAPSAYERFYAAGDPAQGDAQLGNPDLGPERIQTYEAVLEQHLGRYLRGQLGGYYYRAHELIRLATLDALRNVRFTNLDTVHAYGLEAELEGRIRGVHLRVSYAAQRTHDVATERPLENSPAHLAQLNLSVPLYRDNLFVSLAARYVSRRTGKEQTVVLGHSLVDLTLLSRELPKGLVITACVRNLLDARYFHLGGAEHVQSMLEQNGRTFWLKADYRLW; from the coding sequence GTGGCATCGGCCCGCCCCGCTGCGAAGCGCATCGAAGACGTCTCGCTCGAGGAGCTGCTTCAACCCGTCGTCACCGCGTCGCGCTACGAGCAGCGGCAGCAGGACGCGCCGTCGGCGGTCAGCCTGGTGATGGCGGACGAGATCCAGCGTTACGGCTACCTGACGCTGGGCGAGCTCCTGGCCAGCCTGCGAGGCGTCTACGTCACCGACGATCGCAACTACAGCTACCTCGGCATGCGCGGCTTCGGGCTGACCGGCGACTACAACACGCGCGCCCTGCTCCTCGTGGACGGGCAGCGCGCGAACACGAGCGTCTACGACTCGGCCTCCGTCGGCCTCGACTTCCCCGTGGACCTGGACCTCATCGAGCGCGTCGAGCTCGTGCGCGGCCCGAGCTCCTCGCTCTACGGGAGCAACGCGTTCTTCGGCGTGATCAATGTGCTCACGAAACCCGCCGCGTCGGTCGGCGCGAGCGCGTCGGTGGGGCTCGGTAGCCTCGGGACGTACCGCGCCGCGGCGCGCTTCGGCCGGCGGGTGGGTCCGGTCGACCTCCTCGTCTCCGCCACCTACGGGCACCGAGACGGCCAGCGGTGGCTCTACTACCGCGAGTTCGACGACCCCAGCACCCGGAACGGGATGGTCGAGAAGCAGGACGCGGAGGACTGGGCGCAGCTCTTCGCCTCGACGCGCGTGGCGGGGCTCTCGGCGACCGGGGCCTTCGGCTGGCGCAGGAAGCGGGTACCCACCGCTTCGTTCGGCACGATCTTCGGCGACCCGAGCCTCGCCACCATCGACGCCCAGGGGTACGCGGCGCTGCGCTACCAGAAGCGGTTCCGAAACGGGTTCGAGCTCGACGCGCGGGCCTCGTTCAATCATTCGTTTTACGATGGGGACTACCCCTACGACCGCCGCGCCTCCGAGACCGACCCGCCGCTACGGGCGATCAACCGCGACACCGGGTCGGGGAGCTGGTGGGGGACCGACGTCCTCGTCAGCCACCCCGTCACGCGCTGGCTCAAGCTGAGCGGGGGGGGCGAGCTGCGCCACGAGTTCCGCCAGAACCAGGACAACTACGACGCCGAGCCGCGGGTCGTGCAGCTCGAGCGGAGGGACTCCACCACCCTCTTCGGGGCCTTCGCGCAGGCAGACCTGACGCCGCACCGGCGGGTGAGCGTAACGGGAGGCGTGCGCTACGATCATTACGTCGGACCGATCGGCGGCAGCCTGAGCCCGCGCGGCGCGGTGATCGTGAGCCCCTGGTCGCGGGCGCATCTCAAGCTGCTGGTGGGCTCCGCCTTTCGCGCGCCGAGCGCCTACGAACGCTTCTACGCGGCCGGCGACCCGGCCCAGGGAGACGCCCAGCTTGGGAACCCGGACCTCGGGCCGGAGCGCATCCAGACCTACGAGGCGGTGCTGGAGCAGCACCTCGGGCGCTACCTGCGCGGGCAGCTCGGGGGCTACTACTACCGCGCGCACGAGCTGATCCGGCTCGCCACGCTCGACGCCCTTCGAAACGTGCGCTTCACCAATCTGGACACGGTGCACGCCTACGGTCTCGAGGCGGAGCTCGAGGGGCGGATCCGCGGGGTGCACCTGCGTGTCAGCTACGCCGCGCAGCGGACCCACGACGTGGCCACCGAGAGGCCGCTCGAGAACTCGCCCGCGCACCTCGCGCAGCTGAACCTGTCGGTGCCCCTCTATCGCGACAACCTCTTCGTGTCGCTCGCCGCGCGGTACGTCTCGCGCCGGACCGGCAAGGAGCAGACGGTGGTCCTCGGCCACTCGCTCGTCGACCTCACGCTCCTCTCGCGCGAGCTGCCGAAGGGACTCGTGATCACGGCCTGCGTGAGGAACCTGCTCGACGCGCGGTATTTTCACCTCGGCGGCGCCGAGCACGTGCAGTCCATGCTCGAGCAGAACGGCCGGACCTTCTGGCTCAAGGCCGATTACCGCCTCTGGTGA
- a CDS encoding HAMP domain-containing protein — MDRSPASRRAGPSLRARLYTAFASVVLLVVAFVATYYPARLAREFDQRLEAETSAAATLLSHHLSPAVEFEDPKAARQGLQGVGHLRDVTYVAVVAGRGELLAERGERAVALRPGPPQPRAWRERDRLVVEQPLRGVEGRVIGLLHLESSLARLREKRREDLRATVAVGIGILALGVLAAYVLQRLLVRPVLDVTAGVERITRGERDAPDVPVTSNDEVGRLARAFNAMRHELRRTTVSRDFLDHTVDALADPLLVVTPAGRVESMNRALFDLLGSPEVPIVGQPLEGTPLAPLGTAWRRVLEAHRVQDVEVALRDGHGETIPMVVNGSRVLNAQGEVEAVLLLGRDVRETRRLLAAAARAEVEARRAEELDRAYRQLDEAHRELQSTQAQLVQQGRLAAVGELAAGVAHELNNPLTAVLTYAVLLGRKLETLPPELSAKVPEFHRQLSLIQTGAKRCKTISDNLLNFARSAPAELGPVKLQPVVDATFDLIGTLLERRRTEVVSQVPAELSVWGAEGELQQVFTNLAMNACQAMSDGGTLTVVAERAGEDRVRISFRDTGQGIPPDVLQRVFDPFFTTKPIGEGTGLGLSIVHGIVKRHRGEIRLRSEVGVGTTVEILLPTGRE; from the coding sequence ATGGACCGTAGCCCGGCATCGAGACGCGCGGGGCCGTCGCTCCGTGCGCGGCTCTATACGGCCTTCGCGAGCGTGGTGCTGCTGGTCGTCGCCTTCGTCGCCACGTACTACCCCGCTCGCCTGGCGCGCGAATTCGATCAGCGCCTCGAGGCCGAGACGAGCGCCGCGGCGACGCTCCTCTCGCACCACCTCTCGCCGGCGGTGGAGTTCGAGGACCCGAAGGCCGCGCGCCAGGGCCTTCAAGGGGTGGGGCACCTGCGAGACGTGACCTACGTCGCCGTAGTGGCCGGCCGCGGGGAGCTCCTCGCGGAGCGCGGGGAACGAGCCGTCGCGCTCCGACCGGGCCCTCCCCAGCCACGCGCCTGGCGCGAACGCGACCGACTCGTCGTGGAGCAACCCCTCCGCGGCGTCGAGGGGCGCGTGATCGGGTTGCTCCACCTCGAGAGCTCGCTCGCGCGGCTGCGCGAAAAGCGCCGGGAGGACCTGCGCGCCACGGTCGCGGTGGGCATCGGCATTCTCGCGCTCGGTGTGCTCGCGGCGTACGTGCTGCAGCGCCTCCTCGTGCGGCCAGTGCTGGACGTCACTGCGGGCGTCGAGCGCATCACCCGGGGAGAGCGGGACGCGCCCGACGTTCCCGTGACCTCCAACGACGAGGTGGGGCGGCTGGCGCGGGCCTTCAACGCCATGCGCCACGAGCTACGACGCACCACCGTCTCGCGCGACTTCCTCGACCATACGGTAGACGCCCTGGCCGACCCGTTGCTCGTGGTGACTCCCGCCGGCCGCGTCGAATCCATGAACCGCGCGCTCTTCGACCTGCTCGGCAGCCCCGAGGTGCCCATCGTCGGCCAGCCGCTCGAAGGCACCCCCCTCGCCCCGCTCGGGACGGCATGGCGGCGCGTCCTCGAGGCGCATCGCGTGCAGGACGTCGAGGTGGCGCTCCGCGACGGCCACGGGGAAACGATCCCGATGGTGGTCAACGGCTCCCGGGTGCTCAACGCACAGGGAGAGGTGGAAGCGGTCCTGCTCCTCGGGCGAGACGTGCGCGAGACGCGACGTCTCCTCGCCGCCGCGGCCCGCGCAGAGGTCGAGGCCCGCCGCGCCGAGGAGCTGGACCGGGCCTACCGTCAGCTCGACGAGGCGCACCGCGAGCTCCAGAGCACGCAGGCCCAGCTCGTGCAACAGGGACGCCTCGCGGCCGTGGGCGAGCTCGCCGCCGGCGTGGCTCACGAGCTGAACAACCCGCTCACCGCGGTGCTGACCTACGCCGTGCTCCTCGGACGCAAACTGGAGACGCTCCCCCCCGAGCTCTCGGCCAAGGTCCCGGAGTTCCACCGGCAGCTCTCGCTCATCCAGACCGGCGCGAAGCGGTGCAAGACCATCTCGGACAACCTGCTCAACTTCGCCCGCAGCGCCCCCGCGGAGCTCGGTCCGGTGAAGCTCCAGCCCGTGGTCGACGCGACCTTCGACCTCATCGGTACGCTGCTCGAGCGCCGGCGCACCGAGGTCGTGAGCCAGGTACCGGCGGAGCTCTCGGTCTGGGGAGCCGAGGGGGAGCTACAGCAGGTCTTCACGAACCTGGCCATGAACGCCTGCCAGGCCATGTCCGACGGTGGCACGCTGACCGTCGTCGCCGAGCGCGCCGGTGAAGACCGGGTGCGGATCTCCTTTCGCGATACGGGCCAGGGGATCCCCCCGGACGTGCTCCAGCGGGTCTTCGACCCCTTCTTCACCACCAAGCCGATCGGCGAGGGAACGGGCTTGGGCCTTTCCATCGTTCATGGCATCGTGAAGCGCCACCGCGGCGAGATCAGGTTGCGTTCGGAGGTCGGCGTCGGCACCACGGTGGAGATCCTCCTGCCCACCGGCAGGGAGTAG
- a CDS encoding outer membrane lipoprotein carrier protein LolA yields MRRLALPLLLLALCGPTLARAAAPQPPVTEVVAKMQAFYAKTKDLKSAFKQVYTDTLYNRKRTSYGYLYVKKPGMMRWNYVQPEKKAFIADGKELWVWEPEDRQAFRNPLNTQNLSTGLTFLLGTGDLLKEFRVAYATDKAELLGGPDDLVVKLTPRKPTAQYTHLVLALRPADFAVVESMVVSKHSQNHFVFTKMEVNTRVQKSRFAFAPPPGTKVVDGAKIKR; encoded by the coding sequence ATGCGACGACTCGCTCTGCCCCTCCTGCTGCTCGCCCTCTGCGGTCCCACCCTCGCCCGGGCCGCGGCTCCCCAGCCCCCGGTGACCGAGGTGGTGGCGAAGATGCAGGCCTTCTACGCCAAGACGAAGGACCTCAAGTCGGCCTTCAAGCAGGTCTACACCGACACGCTCTACAACCGGAAGCGCACCAGCTACGGCTACCTCTACGTGAAGAAGCCGGGGATGATGCGCTGGAACTACGTCCAGCCGGAGAAGAAGGCCTTCATCGCCGACGGGAAGGAGCTCTGGGTCTGGGAGCCCGAGGACCGGCAGGCCTTCCGCAACCCGCTGAACACCCAGAACCTCTCCACGGGGCTGACCTTCCTCCTCGGTACCGGCGACCTGCTGAAGGAGTTTCGCGTGGCGTATGCGACGGACAAGGCCGAGCTCCTCGGGGGACCCGACGACCTGGTGGTCAAGCTCACCCCGCGCAAGCCCACGGCGCAGTACACGCACCTCGTGCTGGCGCTCCGGCCCGCCGACTTCGCCGTGGTGGAGTCCATGGTGGTGAGCAAGCACAGCCAGAACCATTTCGTGTTTACCAAGATGGAGGTGAACACGCGGGTGCAGAAGAGCCGCTTCGCCTTCGCGCCGCCGCCCGGGACCAAGGTCGTGGACGGGGCGAAAATCAAGCGCTAG